Proteins encoded by one window of Cervus canadensis isolate Bull #8, Minnesota chromosome 18, ASM1932006v1, whole genome shotgun sequence:
- the EMP3 gene encoding epithelial membrane protein 3, with translation MSLLLLVVSALHILILILLFVATLDKSWWTLPGKESLNLWYDCTWNSDNKTWACSNVSENGWLKAVQVLMVLSLILCCLSFILFMFQLYTMRRGGLFYATGLCQLCTSVAVFTGALIYAIHAEEILAERPSGGSFGYCFALAWVAFPLALASGIIYIHLRKRE, from the exons ATGTCACTCCTCCTGCTGGTGGTCTCTGCCCTTCACATCCTCATTCTCATCCTGCTTTTTGTGGCCACTTTGGACAAG TCCTGGTGGACCCTCCCCGGCAAGGAGTCCCTGAATCTCTGGTATGACTGCACGTGGAACAGTGACAACAAAACGTGGGCCTGCAGTAACGTCAGCGAGAATG GCTGGCTGAAGGCAGTACAAGTCCTCATGGTGCTTtccctcatcctctgctgtctgtCCTTCATCCTGTTCATGTTCCAGCTCTACACCATGCGGCGAGGAGGGCTATTCTATGCCACCGGCCTCTGCCAGCTTTGCACCA GCGTGGCGGTGTTTACCGGGGCGCTGATCTACGCCATTCACGCCGAAGAGATCCTGGCAGAGCGCCCGTCAGGGGGCAGCTTTGGTTACTGCTTCGCCCTGGCCTGGGTGGCCTTCCCCCTCGCGCTGGCCAGCGGCATCATCTACATCCACTTGCGGAAGAGGGAGTGA